One genomic segment of Protaetiibacter intestinalis includes these proteins:
- a CDS encoding aldehyde dehydrogenase family protein yields the protein MSSTTLIDPATEQVIGEVEHTSLEEVDAAVERARLAQRGWAALAPADRAQALRRFAEVVNAHVEELAQLEVRNSGHPISSARWEAGHVRDVLNYYAGAPERLIGQQIPVAGGLDVTFHEPIGVVGVIVPWNFPMTIASWGFAPALAAGNAVLLKPADWTPLTAIRLGELALESGLPEHLFQVLPGRGSVVGERFVTHPHVGKVVFTGSTEVGARVAAGCAERLKPSTLELGGKSANIVFADADLERAAATAPGSVFDNAGQDCCARSRLLIERRVLDRFLELLEPAVKAFRVGAPGDADTEMGPLVSAAHRDAVASFFDDTVDIAFRGSAPDGPGFWFAPTVVLANRGDRLATDEVFGPVVTVLPFDDEADAIALANSSIYGLSGSIWTNDLGRGIRVARGVESGTISVNSHSSVRYTTPFGGMKASGLGRELGPDAALAFTETKNVFFYTGSTS from the coding sequence ATGAGCTCCACCACCCTCATCGACCCGGCGACCGAGCAGGTCATCGGCGAGGTCGAGCACACGAGCCTCGAGGAGGTGGACGCGGCCGTCGAGCGCGCCCGGCTCGCCCAGCGCGGCTGGGCCGCGCTCGCGCCGGCCGACCGCGCGCAGGCGCTGCGCCGCTTCGCCGAGGTCGTGAACGCCCACGTCGAGGAGCTCGCCCAGCTCGAGGTGCGCAACTCAGGACATCCGATCTCCTCGGCCCGCTGGGAGGCGGGTCACGTGCGCGACGTCCTGAACTACTACGCGGGCGCCCCCGAACGCCTCATCGGGCAACAGATCCCCGTCGCGGGCGGGCTCGACGTGACCTTCCACGAGCCGATCGGGGTCGTCGGGGTCATCGTGCCGTGGAACTTCCCCATGACGATCGCGTCGTGGGGTTTCGCCCCGGCGCTCGCCGCGGGCAACGCCGTGCTGCTGAAGCCGGCCGACTGGACCCCGCTCACCGCCATCCGCCTCGGCGAGCTGGCCCTCGAATCCGGGCTGCCGGAGCATCTGTTCCAGGTGCTGCCGGGCCGCGGCTCGGTCGTGGGGGAGCGCTTCGTCACGCATCCGCACGTCGGCAAGGTCGTCTTCACGGGCTCGACCGAGGTGGGTGCGCGGGTCGCCGCGGGCTGCGCCGAGCGACTCAAGCCCTCGACCCTCGAGCTCGGCGGCAAGAGCGCCAACATCGTCTTCGCGGATGCCGACCTCGAGCGCGCCGCGGCGACCGCGCCGGGCTCGGTGTTCGACAACGCCGGCCAGGACTGCTGCGCCCGCAGCCGGCTGCTCATCGAACGCCGCGTGCTCGACCGCTTCCTCGAACTGCTCGAGCCCGCCGTGAAGGCGTTCCGGGTGGGCGCGCCGGGGGATGCGGACACCGAGATGGGCCCGCTCGTCTCGGCCGCGCACCGCGACGCGGTCGCCTCCTTCTTCGACGACACGGTCGACATCGCCTTCCGCGGCAGCGCCCCCGACGGCCCCGGCTTCTGGTTCGCGCCGACCGTCGTGCTCGCGAACCGCGGAGACCGCCTCGCGACCGACGAGGTGTTCGGGCCCGTCGTCACGGTGCTGCCCTTCGACGACGAGGCCGACGCGATCGCGCTCGCCAACTCCTCCATCTACGGCCTCTCCGGCTCGATCTGGACGAACGACCTCGGTCGCGGCATCCGCGTCGCCCGCGGCGTCGAGTCGGGCACGATCAGCGTCAACTCGCACTCCTCCGTGCGCTACACGACCCCCTTCGGCGGCATGAAGGCCTCCGGCCTCGGCCGCGAGCTGGGTCCGGATGCCGCACTCGCCTTCACCGAGACCAAGAACGTCTTCTTCTACACCGGGAGCACCTCATGA
- a CDS encoding gamma-glutamyl-gamma-aminobutyrate hydrolase family protein, with protein MNASKPLIGLTTYLEQAQQGVWDVQASFLPKVYFEAVYRAGGIPVLLPPQPVDDEIAAEVLGALDGLIITGGKDVDPARYGQEPHPTTDEPRPDRDAWEDALLTAAIERELPFLGICRGLQVLNVARGGSLIQHLPDVVGSTRYNAGGGVFTVNEVGIAGGTRLAELVADEAIGVKSYHHQAVDELGDGLVVTARSDDGTVQAVELPDHPFGVAVQWHPEEDAAEDARLFAGLVDAARAYRAGKGAV; from the coding sequence TTGAACGCTTCTAAGCCGCTGATCGGTCTCACGACCTACCTCGAGCAGGCGCAGCAGGGGGTGTGGGACGTGCAGGCGTCCTTCCTGCCGAAAGTGTACTTCGAGGCCGTCTACCGGGCGGGCGGCATCCCCGTGCTGCTGCCGCCGCAGCCGGTCGACGACGAGATCGCCGCCGAGGTGCTCGGCGCCCTCGACGGGCTCATCATCACGGGCGGCAAGGACGTCGACCCGGCCCGCTACGGCCAGGAGCCGCATCCGACCACCGACGAGCCGCGCCCCGACCGCGACGCCTGGGAGGACGCGCTGCTCACGGCGGCGATCGAGCGCGAGCTGCCGTTCCTCGGCATCTGCCGGGGGCTGCAGGTGCTCAACGTCGCGCGCGGCGGCAGCCTCATCCAGCACCTGCCGGATGTCGTGGGCTCGACCCGCTACAACGCGGGCGGGGGCGTGTTCACGGTCAACGAGGTGGGCATCGCGGGCGGCACGAGGCTCGCCGAGCTGGTCGCCGACGAGGCGATCGGCGTGAAGAGCTACCACCACCAGGCGGTCGACGAGCTGGGCGACGGCCTCGTCGTGACGGCCCGCAGCGACGACGGCACCGTGCAGGCGGTCGAGTTGCCGGACCACCCGTTCGGCGTCGCCGTGCAGTGGCATCCGGAGGAGGATGCCGCGGAGGACGCCCGCCTCTTCGCGGGACTCGTGGATGCGGCGCGCGCCTACCGCGCGGGGAAGGGGGCGGTATGA
- a CDS encoding glutamine synthetase family protein gives MAVRSGNLELGELEGLIATGEIDTVIVAFPDMQGRLVGKRVSSRLFLDEVAAHGAEACNYLIAVDVEMNTVDGYRLSSWQTGYGDMVLKPDFETLRLIPWLPGTALVMAALQNLDGTPIVQSPRAVLQAQLDRLAARGLTAFVGTELEFIVFDDSYREAWAKGYRELTPASDYNIDYALLASTRMEPLLRDIRLGMEGAGMYCEGVKGECNLGQQEIAFRYTEALATCDNHTIYKNGAKEIADAHGKSLTFMAKFNEREGNSCHIHLSVRDADGTPVMAGDREHGFSTLMEHWIAGILATMRELTLFSAPNINSYKRYAEGSFAPTAVAWGVDNRTCALRVVGHGPSLRVENRVPGGDVNPYLAVAAIIAGGLHGIENELELEPLLTGNAYASDAPRVPSTLREAAELFSASAVAREAFGDEVVDHYLNNARVELAAFESAVTDWERVRNFERF, from the coding sequence ATGGCGGTTCGCTCCGGAAACCTCGAGCTCGGCGAGCTGGAGGGGCTCATCGCGACGGGGGAGATCGACACCGTCATCGTCGCGTTCCCCGACATGCAGGGGCGCCTCGTCGGCAAACGGGTGTCGTCGCGGCTCTTCCTCGACGAGGTCGCGGCGCACGGGGCCGAGGCCTGCAACTACCTCATCGCGGTCGACGTCGAGATGAACACCGTCGACGGCTACCGCCTCTCCAGCTGGCAGACCGGCTACGGCGACATGGTGCTGAAGCCCGACTTCGAGACGCTGCGCCTCATCCCGTGGCTGCCCGGCACCGCCCTCGTGATGGCCGCGCTGCAGAACCTCGACGGCACCCCCATCGTGCAGAGCCCGCGCGCCGTGCTGCAGGCCCAGCTCGACCGGCTCGCCGCGCGCGGCCTCACCGCCTTCGTCGGCACCGAGCTCGAGTTCATCGTCTTCGACGACTCCTACCGCGAGGCCTGGGCGAAGGGGTACCGCGAGCTCACCCCGGCATCCGACTACAACATCGACTACGCCCTGCTCGCCTCCACCCGCATGGAGCCACTCCTGCGCGACATCCGCCTCGGCATGGAGGGCGCGGGGATGTACTGCGAGGGCGTGAAGGGCGAGTGCAACCTCGGCCAGCAGGAGATCGCCTTCCGCTACACGGAGGCGCTCGCCACCTGCGACAACCACACCATCTACAAGAACGGTGCCAAGGAGATCGCCGATGCCCACGGCAAGTCGCTCACCTTCATGGCCAAGTTCAACGAGCGCGAGGGCAACTCCTGCCACATCCACCTCTCGGTGCGGGATGCGGATGGCACACCCGTCATGGCGGGGGATCGCGAGCACGGCTTCTCGACGCTCATGGAGCACTGGATCGCCGGCATCCTCGCGACGATGCGCGAGCTGACGCTGTTCTCGGCCCCCAACATCAACTCCTACAAGCGCTACGCGGAGGGCAGCTTCGCCCCCACCGCGGTCGCCTGGGGCGTCGACAACCGCACCTGCGCGCTGCGCGTCGTCGGCCACGGGCCGTCGCTGCGGGTCGAGAACCGGGTGCCGGGCGGGGATGTGAACCCCTACCTCGCGGTCGCCGCGATCATCGCGGGGGGCCTGCACGGCATCGAGAACGAGCTCGAGCTCGAACCCCTGCTCACCGGCAACGCCTACGCCTCCGACGCGCCGCGGGTGCCGTCGACGCTGCGCGAGGCGGCCGAGCTGTTCTCGGCATCCGCCGTGGCCCGCGAGGCATTCGGCGACGAGGTCGTCGACCACTACCTCAACAACGCCCGCGTGGAGCTCGCCGCGTTCGAGTCCGCGGTCACCGACTGGGAGAGAGTCCGCAACTTTGAACGCTTCTAA
- a CDS encoding amino acid permease, whose product MAEQKKVGGVTYTSAGSEYFEKRKLKRAAGVWGLWGLAVAAVISGDFSGWNFGIGFAGFGGMLIAFAILVAMYYGLIFSIGEMSSAMPHTGGAYSFSRSAMGPWGGLVTGLAETIEYVATTAVIVFFSAQYLNGVTAILFNFDLSASMWIWWIVLYLIFIALNAAGANISFKFAIVVSIISIGIILLFSAMALFSGAFNWDSLWNIEPDEGQSTFLPHGPLPILFALPFAMWFFLGIEELPLAAEESHNPVKDIPRAGLWARGTLIVTGLLVLFLNTGVLGAEATGPHLEPLLGGFKAIVGETWAAVLGLFALIGLLASLQGIMFAYGRNMYSLSRAGYYPKFFSLTGKRQTPWVALVVGAVLGFIALVVMDFAGGSGGVAGTIVLNIAVWGAVLAYLLQMISFIILRRRYPDANRPYRSPWGIPGAAVAAVIAALIFVGFLLNPSYQPAIVAIAIVYILILLGFAVWGRKQLVLSPEEEYALSGGLHGDPQKEGYDAMEGEVFTGDQN is encoded by the coding sequence ATGGCAGAGCAGAAGAAGGTAGGCGGCGTCACCTACACGAGCGCCGGATCCGAGTACTTCGAGAAGAGGAAGCTGAAGCGCGCCGCCGGCGTGTGGGGCCTCTGGGGTCTCGCCGTCGCCGCCGTCATCTCCGGCGACTTCTCGGGCTGGAACTTCGGCATCGGCTTCGCCGGCTTCGGCGGCATGCTCATCGCCTTCGCGATCCTCGTGGCGATGTACTACGGCCTCATCTTCTCCATCGGCGAGATGTCATCCGCCATGCCGCACACCGGCGGCGCCTACTCCTTCTCACGCTCGGCGATGGGTCCGTGGGGCGGTCTCGTGACGGGGCTCGCCGAGACGATCGAGTACGTCGCCACCACCGCCGTCATCGTCTTCTTCTCGGCGCAGTACCTGAACGGGGTCACCGCGATCCTGTTCAACTTCGACCTGTCGGCGAGCATGTGGATCTGGTGGATCGTGCTCTACCTCATCTTCATCGCGCTCAACGCCGCCGGCGCCAACATCTCCTTCAAGTTCGCGATCGTCGTGTCGATCATCTCGATCGGCATCATCCTGCTGTTCTCGGCGATGGCGCTGTTCTCGGGGGCGTTCAACTGGGACTCGCTCTGGAACATCGAGCCGGATGAGGGCCAGAGCACCTTCCTGCCGCACGGCCCGCTGCCGATCCTGTTCGCGCTGCCGTTCGCCATGTGGTTCTTCCTCGGCATCGAGGAGCTGCCGCTCGCCGCCGAGGAGTCGCACAACCCGGTCAAGGACATCCCCCGGGCGGGCCTCTGGGCACGCGGAACGCTCATCGTCACGGGTCTGCTCGTGCTGTTCCTCAACACGGGCGTGCTCGGCGCGGAGGCGACCGGCCCGCACCTCGAACCGCTGCTCGGCGGCTTCAAGGCGATCGTGGGCGAGACCTGGGCCGCCGTGCTCGGACTCTTCGCGCTCATCGGTCTGCTCGCCTCGCTGCAGGGCATCATGTTCGCCTACGGGCGCAACATGTACTCCCTCTCGCGCGCCGGCTACTACCCGAAGTTCTTCTCGCTCACCGGCAAGCGGCAGACCCCGTGGGTCGCGCTCGTCGTGGGCGCCGTGCTCGGCTTCATCGCCCTCGTCGTGATGGACTTCGCGGGCGGCTCCGGGGGCGTCGCCGGCACGATCGTGCTCAACATCGCCGTGTGGGGTGCGGTGCTCGCCTACCTACTGCAGATGATCTCGTTCATCATCCTGCGGCGCCGCTACCCGGACGCGAACCGCCCCTACCGCAGCCCGTGGGGCATCCCCGGTGCCGCGGTCGCGGCCGTCATCGCCGCGCTCATCTTCGTGGGCTTCCTGCTGAACCCCTCGTACCAGCCGGCCATCGTGGCGATCGCGATCGTCTACATCCTCATCCTGCTCGGCTTCGCCGTGTGGGGCCGCAAGCAGCTCGTGCTCTCGCCCGAGGAGGAGTACGCCCTGTCGGGCGGCCTGCACGGCGACCCGCAGAAGGAGGGCTACGACGCCATGGAGGGCGAGGTCTTCACCGGCGACCAGAACTGA
- a CDS encoding FAD-binding oxidoreductase: MTELTTLRDATDAEVLLPGDDAYEALRPAYFGVGDPAAIVRPATPEQVADALRLAREHGLTVSVRSGGHAAQAFPNPGGLVIDLAAFDSIELLSDGTVRVGTAATWGEVAEALAPHGLVITSGDTRDVGVGGLALGGGMGWLVRAVGLTIDVLESVELVTVDGRQLTASAEREPELFWALRGGGGNFGVATHFTFRPTALPAVVGGRILFALDDLPGLLAGWRDVMRQAPDELSATFLALPAMGPDAAPTAQLVVCYAGEDEATGLAAIAPLLALPGVTGSDIARRPYLDLVDEAMTPPPVLMVGGHGFADLDDEVIADYAAAVGGFPAPTVASIRYLGGAFARVSSDATAFAVRDREAMLFRVVFLPPDAAPELVAAAEASWAAVRARITSTYGNFAESGDPELLPLLYPPATLERLRAVKHAFDPDNLLARNHNIR, encoded by the coding sequence ATGACCGAGCTCACGACACTGCGCGACGCCACCGACGCCGAGGTGCTGCTGCCCGGCGACGACGCCTACGAAGCGTTGCGCCCCGCCTACTTTGGCGTCGGCGACCCCGCCGCCATCGTGCGGCCGGCGACGCCTGAGCAGGTGGCGGATGCGCTGCGCCTCGCGCGCGAGCACGGCCTGACCGTCTCGGTGCGGTCGGGCGGCCACGCGGCGCAGGCGTTCCCCAACCCGGGTGGTCTCGTGATCGACCTCGCCGCCTTCGACTCGATCGAGCTGCTGTCCGACGGCACGGTGCGTGTCGGCACGGCCGCCACCTGGGGCGAGGTCGCCGAGGCACTCGCCCCGCACGGGCTCGTCATCACCTCGGGCGACACCCGCGACGTGGGGGTCGGCGGTCTTGCCCTCGGCGGCGGCATGGGGTGGCTCGTGCGCGCCGTGGGGCTCACGATCGACGTCCTCGAGTCGGTCGAGCTCGTGACGGTCGACGGGCGGCAGCTCACGGCATCCGCCGAGCGCGAGCCGGAGCTGTTCTGGGCGCTGCGCGGGGGAGGCGGCAACTTCGGCGTTGCCACCCACTTCACCTTCCGGCCGACGGCGCTGCCCGCGGTCGTCGGTGGACGCATCCTGTTCGCCCTCGACGACTTGCCGGGCCTGCTCGCCGGCTGGCGCGACGTCATGCGGCAGGCCCCCGACGAGTTGAGCGCCACCTTCCTCGCGCTGCCCGCGATGGGGCCGGATGCCGCCCCCACCGCCCAGCTGGTCGTCTGCTACGCGGGCGAGGACGAGGCCACCGGTCTCGCCGCGATCGCGCCGCTGCTCGCGCTGCCGGGGGTCACGGGCTCCGACATCGCGCGGCGCCCCTACCTCGACCTCGTCGACGAGGCGATGACCCCACCGCCCGTGCTCATGGTCGGCGGTCACGGTTTCGCCGACCTCGACGACGAGGTGATCGCCGACTACGCGGCGGCGGTCGGCGGCTTCCCCGCACCCACCGTCGCCTCCATCCGCTACCTGGGCGGAGCGTTCGCGCGGGTGTCCTCCGATGCCACCGCGTTCGCGGTGCGCGACCGCGAGGCGATGCTGTTCCGCGTGGTGTTCCTGCCGCCGGATGCCGCGCCCGAACTCGTCGCGGCCGCCGAGGCGAGCTGGGCGGCGGTGCGCGCGCGCATCACCAGCACCTACGGCAACTTCGCCGAGTCGGGCGACCCGGAGCTGCTGCCGCTGCTCTACCCGCCGGCCACCCTCGAGCGTCTCCGCGCGGTCAAGCACGCCTTCGACCCCGACAACCTGCTGGCCCGCAACCACAACATCCGCTGA
- a CDS encoding alanine racemase, with protein MSDLDLDPVLGVGHKSVPPALWGRRASEVAAERRPVDEFATPLLVFDRAASDANVATLTAWAAERGLGLAPHGKTTMAPELWRRLLDAGCWGVTVATPWQAQVARAAGVDRILLANEVVDPVGATWLAAELDAHPDAELVCWVDSPESVAALAATAGERPIDVLVELGDTGGRTGARGVGAALAVADAVAAEPRLRLRGATGYEGSYGADRSPATTDRVRGYLAALAGFAGALLDAHDIPEPIVTAGGSTWFDLVAEELGSLGGRAHVILRSGAFQAHDDVFYTRTAALPFEPALTVFARVVSRPEPGLALLDAGKRDVPSDLDLPVVLQTASGRPVPGARVTALNDQHARVELPAGAELAVGEVVLLGVSHPCTAFDRWRLIPEVEHAREPDPRVVGFLPTVF; from the coding sequence ATGAGCGATCTCGACCTCGACCCCGTGCTGGGGGTCGGTCACAAGTCGGTGCCGCCGGCGCTGTGGGGCAGGAGGGCGTCGGAGGTCGCGGCCGAGCGGCGTCCGGTGGACGAGTTCGCGACGCCGCTGCTCGTGTTCGACCGCGCCGCATCCGACGCCAACGTCGCGACGCTCACCGCGTGGGCGGCCGAGCGCGGCCTCGGGCTCGCGCCGCACGGCAAGACGACGATGGCGCCGGAGCTCTGGCGGCGGCTGCTCGACGCCGGATGCTGGGGTGTCACCGTCGCGACGCCGTGGCAGGCGCAGGTGGCGCGCGCGGCGGGCGTCGATCGCATCCTGCTCGCCAACGAGGTGGTCGACCCGGTCGGCGCCACGTGGCTCGCGGCCGAGCTCGACGCGCATCCGGATGCCGAGCTCGTCTGCTGGGTCGACTCGCCCGAGTCGGTGGCCGCGCTCGCCGCGACCGCGGGGGAGCGGCCGATCGACGTGCTCGTGGAGCTCGGCGACACGGGCGGGCGCACGGGTGCGCGCGGCGTGGGGGCCGCGCTCGCGGTGGCGGATGCGGTGGCCGCCGAGCCGCGACTGCGGCTGCGCGGCGCGACCGGCTACGAGGGCAGCTACGGCGCCGACCGCTCGCCCGCGACGACCGACCGGGTGCGGGGGTACCTCGCCGCGCTCGCGGGGTTCGCCGGCGCACTGCTGGACGCGCACGACATCCCGGAGCCGATCGTCACGGCGGGCGGTTCGACGTGGTTCGACCTCGTCGCCGAGGAGCTCGGGTCGCTCGGCGGTCGGGCGCACGTGATCCTGCGGTCGGGCGCGTTCCAGGCGCACGACGACGTGTTCTACACGCGGACCGCGGCGCTGCCGTTCGAGCCCGCGCTCACCGTGTTCGCCCGCGTCGTCTCACGGCCGGAGCCGGGGCTTGCGCTGCTCGACGCCGGCAAGCGCGACGTGCCGAGCGACCTCGACCTGCCGGTCGTGCTTCAGACCGCATCCGGACGCCCGGTGCCCGGGGCGCGCGTCACGGCGCTCAACGACCAGCACGCGCGCGTCGAGCTGCCCGCGGGTGCCGAGCTCGCGGTGGGCGAGGTCGTGCTGCTCGGCGTCTCGCATCCCTGCACGGCCTTCGACCGCTGGCGCCTCATCCCCGAGGTCGAGCACGCCCGCGAGCCCGACCCGCGCGTCGTCGGCTTCCTCCCCACCGTGTTCTGA
- a CDS encoding peroxiredoxin encodes MTSSASNLAPSAAPIRLEEGAPAPDFTLVDQHGEPFTLSQLRGGKVILYFYGEAGTPACTGQACDFRDRLDAFTAEGYQVVGVSRDEVPAIAKMAREEHLPFPLLADPDRHVHGLYGTFGEKQLYGRTVQGVIRATFVIDEAGVIERAFYNIKATGHVAMLRKRLGLTA; translated from the coding sequence ATGACTTCATCCGCGTCGAACCTCGCCCCCTCCGCCGCCCCGATCCGGCTCGAGGAGGGCGCGCCGGCCCCCGACTTCACCCTCGTCGACCAGCACGGCGAACCGTTCACCCTCTCGCAGCTGCGCGGCGGCAAGGTCATCCTCTACTTCTACGGCGAGGCCGGAACGCCCGCCTGCACGGGCCAGGCGTGCGACTTCCGCGACCGGCTCGACGCCTTCACGGCCGAGGGCTACCAGGTGGTCGGGGTGTCCCGGGATGAGGTGCCCGCGATCGCGAAGATGGCGCGCGAGGAGCACCTGCCGTTCCCGCTGCTCGCCGACCCCGACCGCCACGTGCACGGGCTCTACGGCACCTTCGGCGAGAAGCAGCTCTACGGCCGCACCGTGCAGGGCGTCATCCGGGCCACCTTCGTGATCGACGAGGCGGGCGTCATCGAGCGCGCCTTCTACAACATCAAGGCCACCGGCCACGTCGCCATGCTGCGCAAGCGCCTCGGCCTCACCGCCTGA
- a CDS encoding WhiB family transcriptional regulator: MDWRDKAACLTVDPELFFPVGNTGPAVDQIEKAKTVCGRCTVSEQCLQYALETNQDSGVWGGLSEDERRALKRRAARARRAS; the protein is encoded by the coding sequence ATGGACTGGCGCGACAAGGCCGCCTGCCTCACCGTCGACCCCGAACTGTTCTTCCCCGTCGGGAACACCGGTCCGGCCGTCGACCAGATCGAGAAGGCGAAGACCGTCTGCGGTCGCTGCACCGTCTCCGAGCAGTGCCTGCAGTACGCCCTCGAGACCAACCAGGACTCGGGCGTGTGGGGTGGCCTCTCCGAGGACGAGCGCCGCGCCCTGAAGCGCCGCGCCGCCCGCGCGCGCCGCGCCAGCTGA
- a CDS encoding vWA domain-containing protein, with protein sequence MLGLVAAFAVAAVVLGVVLGWRARRASWGFQIARAERVRALPSVRRVVARRLVVLAGVLALTAVALGAAAVVAARPMRESVVEPESHSRDIMLCLDVSGSMSDVDVEVLELFAELADDFQGERVGLTIFNSSPVRIFPLTDDYAFVRDNLERVRTSFDYVDEVPEHWVGTLNGNGGSLVGDGLAACALGFDHPDDDRARSIILATDNEVNGAETITVDKAAGYAGSLGVRVFAIDPADEQTAEAAALREAVEGTGGTSFALRGATTVDQIVAQVQAEDATLLKGEPRIVRVDDPGPWPVIVAVTALALVIVLWAVRDRGRRERMLWVGRIALVLACGVLLLRPTVPGGSSPTLASELDVVLVVDATASIVAEDWDGDLPRLDGVRGDVEELVRRYPGARFALITFGAEAEVRVPLTSDTTALTSSLSVLRPEPTAQSRGSSVGVAADTLRETLESAEAVSPDRARMVFYLGDGEQTAFSPRESFADSADLVSGGAVLGYGTAEGGPMRSTSAGVDGPGDYIEYQGERALSKIDPATLQEIADELGVDYQERSAGSALEVPEPPTDVVAEDGEIENVIELSWLVAFVIAALLLVELARGVQLATRTGRVHTRAPRGEAAR encoded by the coding sequence ATGCTCGGGCTGGTCGCGGCGTTCGCCGTCGCGGCCGTCGTGCTGGGCGTCGTGCTCGGCTGGCGCGCCCGCCGCGCCTCCTGGGGGTTCCAGATCGCGCGGGCCGAGCGGGTGCGTGCCCTGCCGAGCGTGCGGCGGGTCGTCGCACGGCGCCTCGTGGTGCTCGCGGGGGTGCTGGCCCTCACGGCCGTGGCGCTCGGGGCGGCCGCCGTCGTCGCCGCGCGGCCGATGCGGGAGAGCGTCGTCGAGCCCGAGTCGCACAGCCGCGACATCATGCTCTGCCTCGACGTCTCGGGCTCCATGAGCGACGTCGACGTGGAGGTGCTCGAGCTGTTCGCCGAGCTCGCCGACGACTTCCAGGGCGAGCGGGTGGGGCTCACGATCTTCAACAGCTCGCCCGTGCGCATCTTCCCCCTCACCGACGACTACGCCTTCGTGCGCGACAACCTGGAGCGGGTGCGCACGAGCTTCGACTACGTGGACGAGGTGCCCGAGCACTGGGTGGGCACCCTCAACGGCAACGGCGGCTCGCTCGTCGGCGACGGTCTCGCCGCCTGCGCGCTCGGCTTCGACCACCCGGACGACGACCGCGCGCGCTCGATCATCCTGGCGACCGACAACGAGGTCAACGGCGCCGAGACGATCACGGTCGACAAGGCCGCGGGCTATGCCGGCTCGCTCGGCGTGCGGGTGTTCGCGATCGACCCGGCCGACGAGCAGACCGCGGAGGCGGCCGCGCTGCGCGAGGCCGTCGAGGGCACCGGTGGCACCTCGTTCGCGCTGCGCGGGGCGACGACGGTCGACCAGATCGTCGCCCAGGTGCAGGCGGAGGACGCGACCCTGCTGAAGGGCGAGCCCCGCATCGTGCGCGTCGACGACCCCGGCCCCTGGCCCGTGATCGTGGCGGTCACCGCGCTCGCGCTCGTGATCGTGCTGTGGGCGGTGCGCGATCGCGGTCGTCGCGAGCGGATGCTGTGGGTCGGCCGCATCGCGCTCGTGCTGGCCTGCGGGGTGCTGCTGCTGCGCCCGACGGTGCCGGGCGGCTCCTCGCCGACCCTCGCGAGCGAGCTCGACGTCGTGCTCGTCGTCGACGCGACCGCGAGCATCGTCGCCGAGGACTGGGACGGCGATCTGCCGCGTCTCGACGGGGTGCGCGGCGACGTCGAGGAGCTCGTGCGGCGTTATCCGGGGGCCCGGTTCGCGCTCATCACCTTCGGCGCGGAGGCCGAGGTGCGCGTGCCGCTCACGAGCGATACGACGGCCCTCACCTCCTCGCTCTCGGTGCTGCGGCCCGAGCCCACCGCGCAGTCGCGCGGCAGCTCGGTGGGTGTCGCCGCGGACACGCTGCGCGAGACGCTCGAGAGCGCGGAGGCGGTGTCGCCCGACCGGGCCCGGATGGTGTTCTACCTGGGCGACGGCGAGCAGACCGCGTTCTCGCCCCGCGAGAGCTTCGCCGACAGCGCGGACCTCGTCTCGGGCGGAGCGGTGCTCGGCTACGGCACCGCCGAGGGCGGTCCGATGCGCTCCACCTCGGCGGGCGTCGACGGGCCGGGCGACTACATCGAGTACCAGGGTGAGCGCGCGCTGTCGAAGATCGACCCGGCGACCCTCCAGGAGATCGCCGACGAACTCGGCGTGGACTACCAGGAGCGCTCGGCGGGCAGCGCGCTCGAGGTGCCCGAACCGCCGACGGATGTCGTGGCCGAGGACGGCGAGATCGAGAACGTCATCGAGCTCAGCTGGCTCGTCGCGTTCGTGATCGCGGCGCTGCTGCTCGTGGAGCTCGCCCGCGGCGTGCAGCTCGCGACCCGGACCGGCCGCGTGCACACGCGGGCGCCCCGAGGGGAGGCGGCCCGATGA
- a CDS encoding SHOCT domain-containing protein, translating to MPTDDPLYPPVQYGGGWLLLVFAILLALVVAGFLVARLTRPRRLPPHPQGEQPTVIAQLRGEYLTAIDEVGARFAAGEIDARRAHGELSRLMRGFVNEYSGLEAPVLTLHDLVEAGVHPSLVDALSRFSYPSLFRRQPPVDPALGLEAARQVVRSWR from the coding sequence ATGCCCACCGATGACCCGCTCTACCCGCCCGTCCAGTACGGGGGCGGATGGCTGCTGCTCGTGTTCGCGATCCTGCTCGCGCTCGTCGTGGCCGGGTTCCTCGTCGCACGGCTGACCCGTCCGCGGCGGCTGCCGCCGCATCCGCAGGGCGAGCAGCCCACCGTGATCGCGCAGCTGCGCGGCGAGTACCTGACCGCGATCGACGAGGTGGGGGCGCGGTTCGCCGCGGGAGAGATCGACGCGCGGCGCGCGCACGGCGAGCTCAGCCGCCTCATGCGCGGCTTCGTCAACGAGTACAGCGGCCTCGAGGCGCCCGTGCTGACGCTCCACGACCTCGTCGAGGCGGGGGTGCATCCCTCGCTCGTCGACGCCCTCAGCCGCTTCTCGTACCCGAGCCTGTTCCGGCGCCAGCCGCCGGTCGACCCGGCGCTCGGGCTCGAGGCGGCCCGGCAGGTGGTGCGGTCGTGGCGCTAG